The Zea mays cultivar B73 chromosome 7, Zm-B73-REFERENCE-NAM-5.0, whole genome shotgun sequence DNA segment GTCCTAAACTTGCTTTCAAGTTCTTCGGCCCTTACAAGATATTGGAACGGGTGGGTGCAGTGGCTTATCGTTTGGAGCTGCCGGCTGCTGCTCAAGTGCACCCGGTgtttcatgtgtcacaactgaAACCGTATATTCCAGACTACACTCCTGTCTTTGATACTCTTCCTCCTTCCTCTGATTTGAGTGGACACAATGTCCAGCCTTTGGAGATACTGAATCGCAGATTGGTCAAAAAAGGGAATCGGGCTGTGCCACAGGTGCTGATCAGGTGGAGTCATGTTCCAGCGGACGCCACAACCTGGGAAGATTACTATGTTCTGCGCCAGCGCTATCCAGATGCTCTTGCTTGGGGCCAAGCAAGCGTTCCAGGGGGGGGCAGATGTCACGCCAGCGGGTGTCATGACGCAGAATACAGAGGACGCGGGAGTGGAGCCAGAAGCTGGAGTTTGAAGCGAAGGCGTCGAAGGGTGAACAGGGACTGGTATGCGCCATTGTGGGCTGTCTTTGGGTGAGTGCGTGTGTGGCATTTATGGGCCGGCCCATGTAAGAAGTGATATACTGTTGTCTGATGCTTGGAAAAGGGTTAAGAAAATAATAGAGAAGAAACACACTACCTGAGACATCCGTGCGTCTGTTCTCTGGGCGGCGCTTCCTGGTGCTCACGTCGCGGCGATCGTCGTCGTCGGCCAAGGGCTGTGACAGCAGGCTCTCTGCTACCTGTGTGTAGCGTTTCGCCTTATTAGCTAGATCCATGGCTAGCTTATCACGTTTCTGAACAATCTCCTTGTTCCATTACTGTCGGAACACATGACTAACACGCCAATTAAGCGGTGTCTCTGGAGTGAAAAGAACATCTATCCTACGCCGCGCGCCTACTAAATTTTGTATACATCACATGTGATTTGTATTCGAAGTTGATGTTAACTGGACGCGGAAAAATCATGCATTAATTAAATGTTACGAAGCTTCTAACCAAAAGGCATGAACAATGGCCAGTGGTGGGTTACATGTTACGAAGCTTCTAACCAAAAGGCAGCACACAATAATTAAACCGTAAACCATTCAATTAATTAACCAATCGACAAAATCCAAAGTAGCTAGCACCGTTTCTTTTTAAAATTCTCGATGACTAATTAACTAAAGCCGGTGGTCTGAATCTTCAATAAGAGTAAGTACACTGCACACATCAACGTGTATATATATAGTCGTTTGTGGCGGCAAGTGGAGGGAGAGAAGTTGTAGAAAAGCAACGAACACAAGCTGAAAAGGCGGAGATTCACTTCCATGTGCACAGCATTAAGGTTGTTAGAACATTTGGAGTACTGTATCGTATCAAATAATCCACGTCTTTTGATGTTGTCCTCCCTGGCGTCATTATTCAAGTAGCTGAAAGCTCTATGTTCTTGTACCGTGTACACACATAGATATATTCTTCATCCCCCCCCCTCTGATTAAGAATTGCGACAAGTTGCATTTTTTAAAAATTTCAAGAAATAATTGATCCAAAAGATTGCTTGATTGGCTTGCAAAGTCAAAGTTTCCCCAATATCATAGTAATACCGAACCAGTAACCCAGTCCTGCAGGGTGCGAAAAACGTACACTGCTTCGATTCTATGTGGAGGGCAATTTCTAGATACATGTCAATATTTAAAAAAAACACACAAATTGCAGAAGATTAAACTAGTTGCAAGAAGTATCTtgtcatttttttaaaaaaaaacatatCGATGGAAGCGGGGAAAAGAGTAGTTTATATACAGAAAACAGCAAACGGCATACTCATCTCGTCAGTGATCAGTCACAAGACAAGAACAAGAACATCTATGTGTAGCTCACATGCTTCCCTAtatatccccccccccccccctactgtatatccttttcccttttggtttcctctcccctctctcttacTCGGACAGGAACTCAGTACAGTTGGCCCTGTTGGATTGCAATGTTGGATCGTGTTCGCCGGACAACCTACCAGCAGGGGCGAGAATCATCGTGATCATGTAAAGCAAGATATAGTTATATGCACTGTTAAGAGCTAGCAAACCATGTCGGTTGGGTCCATCGGGCAAGAAATAAAGTTGTTTTTGGCGCGGCGCCTCTCGTGCTTCAATTCTTCTTCAGGTTCCAATATAATGTTTGGAAAAGCAGAAACTTGGAGTGCATGCACAACCTTTTGCCACCTTTTTTGATGCTTTGGCATGTGAACATCATCTATGTGCAGCTAGGTTGCAGGCGTAATTTAGTTCGTTCCCCAAATCGTAGAGACTTTAGTTTGCAAGCCGAAACAGATTTTTATATATCACCTCGCGCTCGTTTATTGTTTTCCGATTGTTTCGTTGCAGCCGGTAGGTATAGTACTGGGATGCATGATGATTGATGGAAGAACGCACTTGAATATCATTTCGACATTATCTGAGAGAAAAACGATCCTGCAGCAGGACGATACTGCCGACGTGAACTGCACACCCAACTAGCTAGAATAAAAATTGCATGTAAAAGGGTGGTGGTTCTCCGTTCTTGTATATAGAAGAGAGATATGGGTACAACGTATGCATATGCTGCATGCACCATCCCCACCCAGTTCACGGCCGAGCGAATGATGTGATAGCTGTTATGTTTAATGCACTCTAACTGGAATAATACAATTAGAAAAAGGCGTAAACGCATGATTGCTGCGAAATTAAACTATGATCGATTTGGTGCGTAGAATAGTCTGCAAATAAACAAATGTATAGGGTTTGTATAGAATCGAAGAATAATTAAATATAATATATGGAACAAACCGATGGACATCACAGCGGAGAGTGGAGGGGGCCCCAGCCATGGCCGATCAAGGCACATGACTGCTAGCAAGGATCGTTTAGATGAGATACTTGATTAATTTAGAATTAAACCTTGCCCTTGTAGCAGATCCACGATACATGCCTGCCTTCTTTACGAGGCCTCCCACTAGTCTGACGTACCAAAGCAGCCATCTCCATCTCTCCTTCATGCTCAGCCCACCGGCCCACATCCGCGCCGTGACTCGTGAGTCCGAAGAGTTGGGTTCCGTGGGCTACACGGGCTCGAATTCTGATGGACTGCGTTGTGTGTGCTTTCCAGCTAAGCCCACTAATAAGAGGATGGGTAATGGGTTGCCGTTGCCATTACTTGTAGTCCCTCTTTTAGCCATCGAAGAAAAATGATCGAATATGTCTGTGTCTTTGCACCAATGAATATTTTCAGCGATACCACCAGCGGAGCGGATGCGGAGGCACGGAGCTGTGCTTGCTCGCTCACGCGTCAAAACAGAGCCGAGCGCGAGGGAGCCCAAGGGAGTGGAGCCAGCAGCCATCCTTAAGTTTTGTGAGGGGCTGCAGAGCTTGCAGGCCGGATGCACGGCATTTATTATTTTTTTTCCAAAAATAAGGGATGTGGACAGTGGACGGCGCGCTCCGCTACAGCCTACATACGGTGGTCATGGTGAAGTACTTCCGCAGCTCCTCTACAATGCCGCCACCCACACCCACCATCTCCTCCACGAGGAGTCGAGGACCACGTCAACGACCCACATGAGGTAGTGGCCCAGCATCAAGGAGAAGTGTTGccgttgccgccgccgccgccgccgccgaactCAACGCGATCAGCGAAGGGGGCGTGGATCAGGGATTTCCGGATTTGGACCCGCCAACGAGGACCGGACGCGACAATGGGCGACGATCAGACGACCGTGGCGGCAGTAGTGAGGGGTCGGAACGCCGAGAGCGAGAGCTCGCGGCGTCGCTGCGTACGGCGTCGAGGAGGTGTGGTGCAGGAAACTGCAAGGGCCACCTTGTTGGTGGTGACGTCGAGGCCGACGTTGAGTCATCTTATCGGCATGCCCGTGTCCGGGGCAGAAGCCGACGACGTCGAGGAGGAAGGGCGAGGATGCCCTGTTGCAATGTTGCGGCACGCGCGATGCTAGTCGAGGAGGAAGCCCTGCACTGCAGGTGCTCTTTCTCTATACCTCTGCCGCGCGAGACGACGGCAACGGCGAACACTGCCGGGCGCGCGAGGACACAGGCGCGACGAGCTCGATCGGAGCGCAGGGGACGGCGGCCATGACGAGCTCAGCTGGGACGCATCTCTCGGACAATAACATCGTGCATCTCTTATTTCATCTGTCTCGCTTAACGCGTTCGTACAGCATGCATATCGATTTTCTGTTGAAACTTACATGATAATGCTTTGGAGATAAATAAACTCAAATCGCTATACATGAATAGTTCAACGATGATTTAAATTGAACATGCATAATACTAGAGCAACAAAAATTATTGTAATTCTAAATTGTCCTTAGAAAAGTTTAGAAATACATGTTAATCTATTTTTAATAAAAACTAAAAGAAATTATTATAGCAAATTTTTATTTAAAATTTAAATAAAAAACTAAGATAATACTCTTCCAACAAATATAAATGTAAACAATGCTAAATATTTAATATATGACCATTTACATAGTTGTTATATTTAATAAACGACTGTCTCATTGATTAAGGTATGCATGATTTTAGAAAAGTCAGCCTTTTAAATATTTAACTAATAATTTAATCAAAAAAATATTTTTAGTGTATGCATCAATGCATGTTGTATATTTGAATTCATATACAAAAGTGCTTTAAGATGATGGTGTTtttgtatttattgatgatatattttgaAAGATATGGATGCCAAAATTATGCCTTAAGTGTCAAAGATTTATATTGCCCTAATCAATGGGACGGGACGGAGGGAGTAAAAGAGAAAATATAGAAAACACTGTGCTTGATAAAAACCAACGACACTGTTACACAGCTTGCCGACCTTCCGCGCGTAACTTAGGCCTGGTCGCCTGGACCAAGGAAGGTCGTGCTCGCGTGGATCGAAACTAGCCCAGGCTAGCGACGGCCACAAACGGCAGCCCGGCCGCCACGGCGTCCGACGCAAAGTGCGGGTTCTGGGCCACCTTCACCCACCCCCGTTCACCGCCGTGGCCGGCTCGATCTGCGCTGTGGACTTTCCCGCCGACCTCGCCCGCCGGCACCGGCGTCTCCCCGACGGCGCCAGGCGCGCCGTGGTAACTGGTAAAAGTCACCGCGCTCAGCGACGGGCCGTTCCGGTACGGCAAGTTACCCGGGTTCCTCACCTGTCACCACCACGTGCACGGTGCACGCCCACCGACGCCTTCAGGACCGCGCGCGGGAGGAGGCTCATCTTATAAAAAAAATTTGGGATCCATACGGATACGGGATACGGAGTGATTTGTCACGCAAATTTTAAAATTATAGTTCAGTTGACTAGTTTTCAATTTAAGTCATCGATTACGTCATATTCTTTTTATTGATATGCATGGATCATGGATGACATGACCATTATTAAATAAATCACAGATTTAAAATtttataaaaaaaaataaaatttaAATAACTAAAtatgtattattattattttaatcGTCGTCGATCACATGTATTGTCCGTATTGAGATTAAAAAAAAAGATAACAACCACATTGTCCAACAACCTTGCTCTCCTACTCACTTCAAAACGTCGTATAAATTATAACAGACAAAGGTAGTAGTTGTCATTTCTATCGGGACAGAATAAAGATCTACTTATCTTGTTGTTATATTCCGCAATCTTCACAGGCCACAtttaaaaaaaaaacaaaaaaaaaggtGTGTGCGGTGTGGGGGTCGTCTGGGGGAGGAGGTTCACCCATAGGCCATAGCCTGATATATAGCCCTGCCTGTTCTCTGCTTTCGTTTTCCTTGCTTCCGTTTTGCTTCGGGCTGCTGGACCCTGCTGTGCTGTCTAGTCGGCTCGATCTTTGCGTCGGAGCTTCCACACCCGTTTCACGATTTGGCCTGGTCGTACTAATAAACTAGATTCTTCCTCTAAAGAAAACTAAGCAGGTCCCTTGATTGCGAGAAAAAAGAAAAGTCTTTACGAAATGGAAGGCCCAATCATCTCCCAGAATGAACTGAACTTGGTGATGCGATGACACAAAGGGTGGCGCATACAGGGTGCTGAAACACCCCCCAAGAACCTGCTTTCAGATCAGATATACACATGATGAGTGCCTGCCAGCAGCCCAGCACGCACCCTTTCTGCATGCAGTGATCGCACAAACACCGGTGGCCCGCCCCGCCAGCCACGCCTTCTTGCGTGAATCAAAGACGCACGGAGCCGGCAGATCGCTTTGCATGCATGATCCGcatgtcagactttggccgccgcgtcgtcgtcgtcgtcgtcgtcctccccGTCCGCCGGCTGCACGGCCGCGGCGTTCTTCTCCGCGTCTCCGTTGTCGCGGCCGccatccgtcgtcgtcgtcgtcgtcgtcgtcgtctcacccaccgccgccgccgcttgtTGCTTCTCCTCCCTGCTCTTGCCCCACAGCACATTGTAGAGGCCGGCGACGAGGAGGACGCTGCCGATAATGCTGCGCCCATACAGATGACACGATGAGTCGCGTTGCAGAGATAGAACTTAGAAGGCGTCTGTAGGCAGACAGTTAGCGAAACGACTCGTCAACTCTCGTTCCGCATGTGCTCCGTGACCACGCACCGTCGATCCATAGGCTCCGTGTGTCGCCGAGACGTCGACACGGCGGCACTTGCGCAAGTCAAAAGCGGATGGTTTCGACCGCCggtgacggcgacggtgacggcgacgtgaGTGTGTGTGGCTGGTAATTCAATCAATGCGAATGCGATGGACGATGTGGACGCGAGGCTTATTAGCACTGCTGCACTGCGTACCTTCCTAGGCTGACGTCTTCGCCCAGCAGGAAGGAGGCGATGGCCATGGTGAAGACGAGGCTCAGCGGCATCGACATGGACAGGAACACGGGACCTCTCTTCTCGATCACCCAGATCTGCAGGTAGTACGAGATCGCCGCCACGACGACGCCCTGGAAACGAAGAGCGGCACCAGCACTCAGCGTACAATCAACAAGGCTGGCCTGGCCAACGGATCAAGACGCGTTCGGTTATACCGTGAAGAGCACGGATGCGAGGCTGACGGGGCCGGCGAGCTTCCACCGCGACAAGTCCCTCTCGAGGACAAGGGCGATGGCCAGCGACTGGACGCTCGCGAACGCGCACTGCAGCGTCGTGTTCAGGAGCTTGGAAGGGTACTCCAGCAGCAGGGGCCCCTGCTTCACCGTCCAGAGAGACCATATCACGACCGACGTTGTCATCAGGAAGATCCCCAGAGCCCACTCCCTGCTGGAATGGTGGACCTGCGCGGCGGCCGCGCCCGCGTGCTGCTTCAGCAGCTGCTGGTGGTTCGGCGACTTGAGCTGGGGGCCCTGGTACAGCGCCAGCACGATGACGCCGGCGACGCAGAGGAGTATCCCGCAGGCTTTGGCTATGCCATGGACGCTCCTGAGCTTCAGGGTCTCCATCCTGTCCATCGCAGACAAACGAACGACGAGCGTCAGTCAGTAGCTGGCTAGCTGCTGCTACTACTGAAACGGCTAGCTACCACAAGACACGAGTAATGCGACTAATCGATCATTAAGCTGGATCAGTGAGTGACCTGAACATGACGGCCAAGAGGAAGGCGACCACCGGCACGATGTTGAAGATAGCCGACGAAGAGGTGGCCGAAGCATATTTCAGGCCAATGCAGTACAGGTTGATCGTTCCAGCCATCCTGATCCAACGAACGCGAACCGCTCAGTGTTTCCAGCGACAAGAACAGAGACAATAATCTGCCTCGGCCAAAACTAGCTAGCGCGTGCTGAAAATTCGCCAACATACATACCCGTAGAAGCCGTGAGCAAAGATCTTCATGCAGAGCCTCAAGTTCAGAGGTGGCGCCGGTCGCTTCCTGCAACAGCAGAGAACACCAGATGAGCTGAGCTGCTACTATCTTACTCTTACCATTCGCGGCGACTTGACAGAGAGCAACGCACACATGCGTATACAGATTTACTGTTTGCCAGTAGATTAATTAATCGATTATATAGTGGAGCTGGCTCCTATGACTTGCTCGCTAGCTTCGTCGTCCTTGCATGCATGAGCATGGCCGAAGATAAACGGGTACCTACCTGATCTCAAGGAAGGCGAAAGGCAGCAGGAAGACGGCCGCGACGGCGTGCCGGTAGAAGACGAAGACGGTGGTGCTCGTGCCTTCGTTGAAGGCCGCCTTGGTGAGGATGTGCATCCCCGCGTAGATGAGCCTGATGAGCACCACCGTGGCGTACACCTTGCCGTTGCCGCTACCCATGGAGGCTACCCACTACACAGTACAGGACAAGGATCGGTGGCGCATCAACACTGCCGCTGTGCCTGCCCCAGAGCTCACTTAGCGCCGCTATATATACGCGAGGACGGCGACGAGCCAGCCAGGTTCGTTTGTGTGAATTGCCAGGACTGCATAAAGAGAGTATAAAGTGACATGGAAGAGCGGGGGCTGAAAGTTCTCTGCATGTTCATGCATGCGTTCCGGACAACAGAAATATCAAGCAGCACAGTGATCGAGATTTATAGAGGCATTTCTTTTTCTCCCTTAAAAGATACCAAGTTTTTTTTTTGCTCTGTTGTTTGCTGCTGCAAAATTTAGCATTACAAGATATATATCTGCTTTCGAGACGATGGACAGCATTAGTTCTTTTCTTTCTTAATCAAAAAAAGAAGGATGGATCTTAATTGCCCAAGTGGTCATGATGCTTATACTACAAAACATTCAGTAGTGCGGCTGGCCACAGACGAATAATAACCCAGCTGCCACTAGAATAAGTAGAACACAAGTTTGTTGGATAAAAAGCCTCCTAATTTGTGGCATGCATGGGTTTGTTTATGGAAAAGGTGTTCATGGGAGAAGCTTCCCTGAACTCCTGGCATGGTTTACTTTTTATAAGAAAGGTAATCACGTGCTCTGCCGTCAAATTGATTAAGGTTTTGCGATGACTGATGTTTTTTATATCAACCAGAAGTCTTCATTAAGAAGACATTTTTCTAGCGCCTACAAGTAATGAAAAAAAAGAATGAACCCCATCCAAGGAAAGAGAATATCAAAGGTAACAGCTACCTTTCCTTAAAGGGGACATATCTTGTGCACATGGAAGATTGatgcacatggtgcacatattaaatcatcaccactcattttagatctaacgtctctagttgatcattcaatttacaaataacaccttCCACCACTACACACCACCACATTGGAGGTGTTCTCAGCAAAATATACCAAATaactagagacgttagatctaaaatgagtggtgatgatttaatatgtgcaccatgtgcaccaATCTTTCATGTGCATTAGATATGTTCTCTTCCTTAAAAAAAGATGGAATATCTCTTTGACAGATAATAATTTTCTCGGAGGCGAAATTGAAGGATCAAAGGATATTTCATTACCTTGGCAATTGTAAGATGCCTCCAAGGAAATATACATGTATAATTCTTGAGTCCTAACTCATCAAACCCCCAAGATAATGACATATTTACTTGCATGCTATTGAGAACCGCCAAAGCAGTTTTATATTTTAACGAGTTattataagagcatctccaagagactagctaaatagtttgtcaagctaaattttagctattTAATAACGAAATAGCTCTCCAACAGACTAGCCATTTAAATTGCCAAATTATCCGGCTCTCTAAATTGACTCTCttactagccaaatttggctagcaacTTTCGCTAGCCAAGCTAAATTACATGTTCGAGAATATGTTGGAATgagatgttatatatatatagtttaattTTTATGAAGAGACAAATACAGAGTAAAATATAGAGTCAAAAGTAAAAAgtatcttggagatgctctaaatcACCAAAGTAAATCAACATTTTTCTTAGCTATTATTCCATACTTCCAAGAAAATGTATAGGTATAATTGGAAACCACCAAGACATTCCTAAATCCTTGAGTAAATTGTTGTGCTTGTGCATGTCAAGAAAAAAATGTTAATTTTTCTAGTCATTTCTCTTAACCACCAATACAATCGACACAATGTTGTTTTGTTGGTTAGACTGGCCCTAACGGGGAGAGAAAATATGAGGCAAATAGCTCGAATGTGCCATGCTACAGTGCTGCGTGGCAATGCAAAATGAAAGCGCATCTAACGGAGAGATATATATGGGCACACATTAGGAAAAAAGACAGTGTATTAAATGCTTATGAACAACGCGTCCATGGCTTCGGTGTGCCGTGTGCGGTCGTGCATGATGCATAGAGAAGAGAGGGTATGTAGGATATGCATTTTTTTGGCTCTCCTCGGTCGGGCATGTAAAATGCATCGTGTGTATGCATCACCTATTGTAGGCTTTTGCGTTACAACTACAGTGGCACACACGGGGCAAGGGGCAAAACAAATATGCATCTCCTTTTACATGTCCCATCTTAGGCATTGCATTTTATAGACAAATGCTTCCTTGACATATTTTTAAATGAAATGTGTTTTTTACATGGGACACACAGAGGGTATAATTTTGAGTTGTATTGGCACTTAACCAGAGATATATAGTTAGTTTTTGAATTGCTAGCATGCAACATGTTATATTTATATCAAAGTTGCATAACTCTTTGAGCTCTCCAACTTTATAGATTTAAAGTCATTTAGAGTCAAAAATTATGTTTTGAGTTCTCATATTTTTAAAATCAAAATGTCGGAATTCTCCAAATGATAGACAAAGAATATGATCTAATTCAAAGTTACAGTATTTGATGAGATATAAAACTTTTTGCATGTGAAATTGATTAGTCTTAAATATTCATTACTAGATTCAATATAGCGAATGCAAAAGGAATATATCATCCAATTTGGATTTACTTGTTTGAGCTTCGATTTTTGGACTTCTGGCTATTGTCTTTACTATTAGGTTGTGTATTAATTTTTTTTGTTTGTGAGCACACCAAAAGCCAAAAATGGTGCTCTTTGTTTGGTTGGCGAGTGAAGTGGGATGGAGCCGCTCCATTCTTCGTTTGATTGTCGAGCGAACAAAGTGGATCTAAATAAGAAATATTCCCATCAGATTGGACTAGTTCGCTAAAAACTGTGGAATCTCACTGCTCCACTTCTCCCTCTCTTTGTGGTGGGTCCAAATAGAAAATGAAATGATTCCACTCTGATCTTAAAATTTAGAATGAAGCCACTCCACCCTCCAAATTGGAAATGGACCTATTTCACTCTAGTGGTTCTCCAACCAAACGGACCAAATTTGCCTTTTAGTTTTTAGTTCCTTTTTCATAAGCTACCTTTCTAGCTTTTTGAATTCAACTCAATAGTGAGCTATTTGCTTCAGCTTCTAACTTTTAGCCAACAGAAGCCAAATAATAGATAAAACAAACAAATCCTTACTCACAAGTGACTTTGTGATGAAGTGGTAGGAGAGGCTCATGCGAGACTTTAGGTTGTGAATGATCTGGTAAGCGCATGCGCATGAAAATCGTGTGACTGGCTTAGCATAAGGTTATTTTCTTTCTTATGCATATCCTTATCGGTTGATAGAAATACCTTTACGTCATCAACCCTCAAGAAAATATAAATACCTTATACCACATCCATTTTTATTTATTTGTCGCCACATAGTTCAACTTTGTACTAACAGACGACAAATAAAAACGAATGGATGGAGTATATAGCTAGTGGTTGGTACAAATACCATAAGTCAACAACCCTAAAAAAATATGCATTCCTTAGAGGTAAGTAAATTTCCTTTGCCCTCTACTATCGATAGGGGTGAAAAATGGTCGGAATAAATTATGTTCTATACCGCTCCAGTTTTTATAGAACATTTGGCGTGCCAAATACTAGGTCATCGGCCCTGCTCCCATGACCGACATTTGACGCGCCAAGTAAGGGGAATCTGGAATATGATTCTCCTAGCCTACCGATGAAGTTCCAGCTTTGACATTCGCTGGGCGTGGGGCGGATGCATTCCGTCTCCCGGGCGGAGTTGGCCCTCCTTCCTTTGCATTTGGCTAGGTAAGGGAACTTCGCACTATGACTTCCTCTACCTACCAATGGATTTCAGGAAGGAGGCCAACATGGGCTACGACTTCGTGAACCTAACCTCACTGGAGGTGGCTTGCCGGCCGTGAGggccccccgttggggcccacCACACGTAAATGTGAGCTCTCAAGGGCACCACAAAGACCCAACACGTCGGCCACAACCCAAGATCCATGGCGTTTGTGGTAGTTAGCGTCGACCTACTAC contains these protein-coding regions:
- the LOC103633243 gene encoding WAT1-related protein At5g64700; amino-acid sequence: MGSGNGKVYATVVLIRLIYAGMHILTKAAFNEGTSTTVFVFYRHAVAAVFLLPFAFLEIRKRPAPPLNLRLCMKIFAHGFYGMAGTINLYCIGLKYASATSSSAIFNIVPVVAFLLAVMFRMETLKLRSVHGIAKACGILLCVAGVIVLALYQGPQLKSPNHQQLLKQHAGAAAAQVHHSSREWALGIFLMTTSVVIWSLWTVKQGPLLLEYPSKLLNTTLQCAFASVQSLAIALVLERDLSRWKLAGPVSLASVLFTGVVVAAISYYLQIWVIEKRGPVFLSMSMPLSLVFTMAIASFLLGEDVSLGSIIGSVLLVAGLYNVLWGKSREEKQQAAAAVGETTTTTTTTTDGGRDNGDAEKNAAAVQPADGEDDDDDDDAAAKV